GCGGCTGCCTGTCTGGCAGGTGAAATGCCTCCGGAGATCGTCAACCCAGAGGTTATGGAAGGAAACAGGTAGTGGAAGAAGTAAAAATCCTGATAATCGGTGCCGGTTGTGTGGGATTGGCAATAGGTAAAGAGCTCAGCAAGGTTTATGAAGATGTGGTTATCGTGGAAAAGGAAGCCAGCTATGGCAGGCATACCAGCAGTCGTAATAGCGAAGTTATCCATTCAGGAATATATTACCCGCAATCAAGCTTAAAGGCTGAATTGTGCATAGAAGGTAGAAAGCTTTTATACGATTATCTGGCAGAGCACAAGATCGCTCATCGCAATTGCGGGAAGCTGGTGGTGGCAGTGAAGGAA
This genomic interval from Candidatus Stygibacter australis contains the following:
- a CDS encoding FAD-dependent oxidoreductase, whose protein sequence is MEEVKILIIGAGCVGLAIGKELSKVYEDVVIVEKEASYGRHTSSRNSEVIHSGIYYPQSSLKAELCIEGRKLLYDYLAEHKIAHRNCGKLVVAVKESEIAALKELQANGVRNGVSDLEILSGAECKELAPEVKSIMGMLVPCTGIMDTHGFMRAMKIEFGANDGFLLFDNEVCEIKRVEEKY